The proteins below are encoded in one region of Equus caballus isolate H_3958 breed thoroughbred chromosome 16, TB-T2T, whole genome shotgun sequence:
- the NICN1 gene encoding nicolin-1, with the protein MSRVSVPCHVKGTVALQVGDVRTSQGRPGVLVIDVTFPSVAPFELQEIMFKNYYTAFLSIRVRQHTSMHTPAKWVTCLRDYCLMPDPHSEEGAQEYVSLFKHQMLCDMARVLELRLILRQPSPLWLSFTVEELQIYQQGPKSPSMTFPKWLSHPVPCEQPVPLLEGLPDPSRVSSEVQQMWALTEMIRASHTSTRIGRFDVDGCYDLNLLSYT; encoded by the exons ATGTCCCGCGTGTCCGTGCCCTGCCATGTGAAAGGCACCGTGGCCCTGCAGGTGGGCGACGTGCGGACCTCCCAAGGCCGGCCTGGCGTGCTGGTCATCGATGTCACCTTCCCCAGCGTCGCGCCCTTCGAG TTGCAGGAGATCATGTTTAAGAATTACTACACAGCCTTTCTGAGCATCCGTGTTCGCCAGCACACCTCGATGCACACACCGGCCAAGTGGGTAACCTGCCTGCGGGACTACTGCCTGATGCCTGATCCACACAGTGAGGAGGGAGCCCAGGAGTATGTATCGCTGTTCAAGCACCAG aTGCTGTGTGATATGGCCAGAGTACTGGAGCTGCGCCTGATTCTGCGACAGCCATCGCCACTGTGGCTGTCTTTCACAGTGGAGGAGCTGCAGATCTACCAGCAAGGACCCAAG AGCCCCTCCATGACCTTCCCCAAGTGGCTTTCCCACCCAGTGCCTTGTGAGCAGCCTGTTCCACTCCTTGAG GGTCTCCCAGACCCCAGCAGGGTATCCTCCGAGGTGCAGCAGATGTGGGCGCTGACAGAGATGATCCGGGCCAGTCACACCTCCACAAGGATCGGCCGCTTTGAT GTGGATGGCTGTTATGACCTGAACTTGCTGTCCTACACTTGA
- the AMT gene encoding aminomethyltransferase, mitochondrial isoform X1, producing MQRAVSMVARLGLRLQAFPSTLGRPLSCTQDVLRRTPLYDFHLAHGGKMVAFAGWSLPVQYRDSHVDSHLHTRQHCSLFDVSHMLQTKIFGCDRVRLMESLVVGDIAELRPNQGTLSLFTNEAGGILDDLIVTNTSEGHLYVVSNAGCWDKDLALMQDKVRELQNIGSDVGLEVVDNALLALQGPTAAQVLQAGVADDLKKLPFMTSAVMEVFGVSGCRVTRCGYTGEDGVEISVPAVGAVRLATALLENPEVKLAGLAARDSLRLEAGLCLYGNDIDEHTTPVEGSLSWTLGKRRRAAMDFPGATVIVPQLKGKVQRRRVGLMCEGAPMRAHSPILSTEGTVIGTVTSGCPSPCLKKNVAMGYVPCEYSRPGTPLLVEVRQKQQMAVVSKMPFVPTNYYILK from the exons ATGCAGCGGGCAGTGAGCATGGTGGCCCGCCTGGGCTTGCGTCTGCAGGCGTTCCCCTCCACCCTGGGCCGTCCGCTCAGTTGCACACAG GATGTGCTCCGAAGGACACCACTGTATGACTTCCACCTGGCCCATGGCGGGAAGATGGTGGCATTCGCGGGCTGGAGTCTGCCTGTGCAGTACCGGGACAGCCACGTTGACTCACACCTGCACACACGTCAGCACTGCTCACTCTTTGACGTGTCCCACATGCTGCAG ACCAAGATCTTTGGTTGTGACCGGGTAAGGCTGATGGAGAGTCTAGTGGTTGGAGATATTGCAGAGCTAAGGCCAAATCAG GGGACACTGTCGCTGTTTACCAATGAGGCTGGAGGCATCTTAGATGACTTGATTGTGACCAACACCTCTGAGGGGCACCTGTATGTGGTGTCCAATGCTGGCTGCTGGGACAAGGACTTGGCCCTCATGCAG gacAAGGTCAGAGAACTTCAGAACATCGGCAGTGATGTGGGTCTGGAAGTGGTGGATAATGCCCTGCTAGCCCTGCAAG GCCCCACTGCGGCCCAGGTGCTACAGGCTGGCGTGGCAGATGACCTGAAGAAACTGCCCTTCATGACCAGTGCTGTGATGGAAGTGTTTGGTGTGTCTGGCTGCCGCGTGACCCGCTGTGGCTACACAGGAGAGGATGGTGTGGAG ATCTCGGTGCCAGCAGTGGGGGCAGTCCGCCTGGCAACAGCTCTGCTGGAAAACCCGGAGGTGAAGCTGGCAGGGCTGGCAGCCCGGGACAGCCTGCGCCTGGAGGCAGGCCTCTGCCTGTATGGGAACGACATCGATGAACACACCACACCTGTGGAAGGGAGCCTCAGTTGGACATTAG GAAAGCGTCGCCGAGCTGCCATGGACTTCCCTGGAGCCACAGTCATTGTTCCCCAGCTGAAGGGCAAGGTGCAGCGGAGGCGTGTGGGATTAATGTGTGAGGGGGCTCCTATGCGGGCACACAGCCCTATCCTGAGTACAGAGGGCACTGTGATTG GTACTGTGACCAGTGGCTGCCCCTCACCCTGCCTGAAGAAAAATGTGGCGATGGGTTATGTGCCCTGTGAGTATAGTCGGCCAGGTACCCCGCTGCTGGTAGAGGTGCGGCAGAAGCAGCAGATGGCTGTGGTCAGCAAGATGCCCTTTGTGCCTACAAACTACTACATCCTCAAGTGA
- the AMT gene encoding aminomethyltransferase, mitochondrial isoform X2: MQRAVSMVARLGLRLQAFPSTLGRPLSCTQTKIFGCDRVRLMESLVVGDIAELRPNQGTLSLFTNEAGGILDDLIVTNTSEGHLYVVSNAGCWDKDLALMQDKVRELQNIGSDVGLEVVDNALLALQGPTAAQVLQAGVADDLKKLPFMTSAVMEVFGVSGCRVTRCGYTGEDGVEISVPAVGAVRLATALLENPEVKLAGLAARDSLRLEAGLCLYGNDIDEHTTPVEGSLSWTLGKRRRAAMDFPGATVIVPQLKGKVQRRRVGLMCEGAPMRAHSPILSTEGTVIGTVTSGCPSPCLKKNVAMGYVPCEYSRPGTPLLVEVRQKQQMAVVSKMPFVPTNYYILK; this comes from the exons ATGCAGCGGGCAGTGAGCATGGTGGCCCGCCTGGGCTTGCGTCTGCAGGCGTTCCCCTCCACCCTGGGCCGTCCGCTCAGTTGCACACAG ACCAAGATCTTTGGTTGTGACCGGGTAAGGCTGATGGAGAGTCTAGTGGTTGGAGATATTGCAGAGCTAAGGCCAAATCAG GGGACACTGTCGCTGTTTACCAATGAGGCTGGAGGCATCTTAGATGACTTGATTGTGACCAACACCTCTGAGGGGCACCTGTATGTGGTGTCCAATGCTGGCTGCTGGGACAAGGACTTGGCCCTCATGCAG gacAAGGTCAGAGAACTTCAGAACATCGGCAGTGATGTGGGTCTGGAAGTGGTGGATAATGCCCTGCTAGCCCTGCAAG GCCCCACTGCGGCCCAGGTGCTACAGGCTGGCGTGGCAGATGACCTGAAGAAACTGCCCTTCATGACCAGTGCTGTGATGGAAGTGTTTGGTGTGTCTGGCTGCCGCGTGACCCGCTGTGGCTACACAGGAGAGGATGGTGTGGAG ATCTCGGTGCCAGCAGTGGGGGCAGTCCGCCTGGCAACAGCTCTGCTGGAAAACCCGGAGGTGAAGCTGGCAGGGCTGGCAGCCCGGGACAGCCTGCGCCTGGAGGCAGGCCTCTGCCTGTATGGGAACGACATCGATGAACACACCACACCTGTGGAAGGGAGCCTCAGTTGGACATTAG GAAAGCGTCGCCGAGCTGCCATGGACTTCCCTGGAGCCACAGTCATTGTTCCCCAGCTGAAGGGCAAGGTGCAGCGGAGGCGTGTGGGATTAATGTGTGAGGGGGCTCCTATGCGGGCACACAGCCCTATCCTGAGTACAGAGGGCACTGTGATTG GTACTGTGACCAGTGGCTGCCCCTCACCCTGCCTGAAGAAAAATGTGGCGATGGGTTATGTGCCCTGTGAGTATAGTCGGCCAGGTACCCCGCTGCTGGTAGAGGTGCGGCAGAAGCAGCAGATGGCTGTGGTCAGCAAGATGCCCTTTGTGCCTACAAACTACTACATCCTCAAGTGA
- the TCTA gene encoding T-cell leukemia translocation-altered gene protein isoform X2 has translation MAEPWSGQSLQALPATVLGALGALGSEFLREWEAQDMRVTLFKLLLLWLVLSLLGIQLAWGFYGSTVTGLYHRPGLGNQNGSTSDGSTHFPSWETGANEPLKTHRE, from the exons ATGGCGGAACCTTGGTCTGGGCAGTCATTGCAGGCTTTGCCGGCCACAGTGCTGGGCGCGCTGGGTGCCCTGGGTAGCGAGTTCCTGCGGGAGTGGGAGGCACAGGACATGCGCGTGACCCTCTtcaagctgctgctgctgtggttGGTATTAAGTCTCCTGGGCATCCAGCTGGCGTGGGGGTTCTACGGGAGCACTGTGACCGGGCTGTATCACCGCCCAG GTCTGGGCAACCAGAACGGATCCACATCTGATGGCTCCACGCATTTCCCTTCTTG GGAAACAGGAGCAAACGAACCTCTCAAAACCCACAGAGAATAA
- the TCTA gene encoding T-cell leukemia translocation-altered gene protein isoform X1 produces the protein MAEPWSGQSLQALPATVLGALGALGSEFLREWEAQDMRVTLFKLLLLWLVLSLLGIQLAWGFYGSTVTGLYHRPDPHPQPAAALDVFPPPGLGNQNGSTSDGSTHFPSWETGANEPLKTHRE, from the exons ATGGCGGAACCTTGGTCTGGGCAGTCATTGCAGGCTTTGCCGGCCACAGTGCTGGGCGCGCTGGGTGCCCTGGGTAGCGAGTTCCTGCGGGAGTGGGAGGCACAGGACATGCGCGTGACCCTCTtcaagctgctgctgctgtggttGGTATTAAGTCTCCTGGGCATCCAGCTGGCGTGGGGGTTCTACGGGAGCACTGTGACCGGGCTGTATCACCGCCCAG atccccacccccagcctgctgCAGCTCTGGATGTGTTCCCGCCCCCAGGTCTGGGCAACCAGAACGGATCCACATCTGATGGCTCCACGCATTTCCCTTCTTG GGAAACAGGAGCAAACGAACCTCTCAAAACCCACAGAGAATAA